The Candidatus Binatus sp. sequence CGCGCTCGAGCACGCGCCCTCGATTGCCGGCTCGCCAGTCGCCACGCGTAGAGTCGCGCTCAACCTCAAACTCAAGGATCGCCGCGCCGAGCTTGCCATCGCGCGCGATTGCGCCGCCCAGACCCAAGCCTCGCTCGACAATCATCGTGGCGGCGCCGGCTATCAGTTGAAGCGCCTGCGCGACCATCACGCACAGTCACTTTCGGCGCTGAGCGCTCTGGAAGCCCTCGGGGAGCAAAATCGCCGCGACCGCCGCGTTGACATGGCGCGCCGCGAGCTGGCCACCACGATGACCATCGTCACCATCGGGAAGCTCGCCGTCGTCGGCGTCCCGGGCGAACTTTTCGTCGAGCTTGGTCTCGCGATAAAGGCAACCCCGTACTTCGATCAAACTTTTGTCGCCGGCTACTGCAACGACCTGATCGGATATATTCCCACCGGCGCCGCGTATGCCGAGGGCGGTTATGAAGTCGATACCGCGCGGATCGCCGCCGGCAGCGGCGAGACGATCGTCGATACCGCACTCTCCGCGCTCGCCGCGATGCGCGTGTAGCCCGTGCGCGAGATTCGGCATCGCGAGCTTGCCCAGATACGCGCCTCCGGCGGCGCGCAAATTGTTGACGTGCTTCCGTCGCACGAGTACGGCGCCGCGCATATCCGCGGCGCCGTTCACATTCCGCTCCGCCGCATTATCCGCGACGCGCCCGGGTCTTTGGACCGCACGCGCCCGGTCGTTGTCTATTGCCGCGATTGCTTGTGCGACCTCAGCGCGCGAGCTGGGACGCAGCTCGAGCTGCTGGGATTCACCGAGGTCCGCCACTACTTCCGGGGCAAGGCCGATTGGATCGTCCGCGGATTGCCCACCGATCCACCGACGCCGCTCTCAGAGCGGATACGCGCGCTTCCTTATTTCGTCAACAATCTCGCGCCCGGCCTGCGCTCCGGTTGGATTCGCTATTCGGACCGCGTGCGCGCCGGCGAGTTCACGGGCGACGACGAAAACCTCGTCCGCCTCGGCCCCGAAGATTCCGTTGCGCCGGCCTCGCCCGATTCGCCGACGCCGCGCGCCGTCGTGCTCACTCCCGATGGAGTCCTGCTCGGCGCGATCGAACAATCCGAGTCCGCACCGCGCGCGCTCGCGGCGATGAATCCCGGTCCGCAAACGATTCGCCCCGACATGACGCCGCGGCTCGCCGCGAAACTGATGGCCTCGAATCCGTACCTGATTGTGACGACCGCAATGGGAAACTATCTCGGCCGGTACCTCGCGCCCCAAGCTCAGCGGTCCCGCTCCCGTTCCTTCTGACTCGGGCGCAGGGGCTGGCCGCTGCTATCTCTCGATCACTCCGTCGCCCGAAATATCCAGATGGTACGC is a genomic window containing:
- a CDS encoding rhodanese-like domain-containing protein codes for the protein MREIRHRELAQIRASGGAQIVDVLPSHEYGAAHIRGAVHIPLRRIIRDAPGSLDRTRPVVVYCRDCLCDLSARAGTQLELLGFTEVRHYFRGKADWIVRGLPTDPPTPLSERIRALPYFVNNLAPGLRSGWIRYSDRVRAGEFTGDDENLVRLGPEDSVAPASPDSPTPRAVVLTPDGVLLGAIEQSESAPRALAAMNPGPQTIRPDMTPRLAAKLMASNPYLIVTTAMGNYLGRYLAPQAQRSRSRSF